A part of Podarcis muralis chromosome 15, rPodMur119.hap1.1, whole genome shotgun sequence genomic DNA contains:
- the YWHAE gene encoding 14-3-3 protein epsilon isoform X2, which yields MDDREDLVYQAKLAEQAERYDEMVESMKKVAGMDVELTVEERNLLSVAYKNVIGARRASWRIISSIEQKEENKGGEDKLKMIREYRQMVETELKLICCDILDVLDKHLIPAANTGESKVFYYKMKGDYHRYLAEFATGNDRKEAAENSLVAYKAASDIAMTELPPTHPIRLGLALNFSVFYYEILNSPDRACRLAKAAFDDAIAELDTLSEESYKDSTLIMQLLRDNLTLWTSDMQGDDS from the exons ATGGACGACCGGGAGGACCTCGTCTACCAGGCCAAGCTCGCCGAGCAGGCCGAACGCTACGATG AAATGGTTGAGTCAATGAAGAAAGTAGCTGGGATGGATGTTGAACTGACCGTCGAAGAAAGGAACCTGCTGtctgttgcatacaaaaatgtaattGGCGCTAGAAGAGCTTCTTGGAGAATAATCAGCAGCATTGAacagaaagaggaaaacaaaggtGGAGAAGACAAATTGAAGATGATCCGGGAGTATCGGCAAATG GTTGAGACTGAATTGAAACTAATCTGTTGTGATATTCTGGACGTACTGGACAAACACCTCATTCCAGCAGCCAACACTGGCGAATCCAAGGTTTTCTATTATAAAAT GAAAGGGGACTACCACAGGTATCTTGCAGAGTTTGCCACAGGAAACGACAGGAAGGAAGCTGCTGAGAACAGCCTGGTGGCTTACAAAGCTGCTAGTGACATTGCAATGACAGAACTTCCTCCAACACATCCCATCCGCCTAGGACTTGCCCTCAACTTCTCTGTTTTCTACTATGAAATCCTTAATTCTCCTGACCGCGCCTGCAG GTTGGCAAAAGCAGCTTTTGATGATGCTATTGCAGAACTGGATACGCTGAGTGAAGAAAGCTATAAGGATTCTACACTTATCATGCAGTTGTTACGTGATAACCTGACACTATGGACTTCAGACATGCAGGGTGACG ATTCTTAA
- the YWHAE gene encoding 14-3-3 protein epsilon isoform X1: protein MDDREDLVYQAKLAEQAERYDEMVESMKKVAGMDVELTVEERNLLSVAYKNVIGARRASWRIISSIEQKEENKGGEDKLKMIREYRQMVETELKLICCDILDVLDKHLIPAANTGESKVFYYKMKGDYHRYLAEFATGNDRKEAAENSLVAYKAASDIAMTELPPTHPIRLGLALNFSVFYYEILNSPDRACRLAKAAFDDAIAELDTLSEESYKDSTLIMQLLRDNLTLWTSDMQGDGEEQSKEALQDVEDENQ from the exons ATGGACGACCGGGAGGACCTCGTCTACCAGGCCAAGCTCGCCGAGCAGGCCGAACGCTACGATG AAATGGTTGAGTCAATGAAGAAAGTAGCTGGGATGGATGTTGAACTGACCGTCGAAGAAAGGAACCTGCTGtctgttgcatacaaaaatgtaattGGCGCTAGAAGAGCTTCTTGGAGAATAATCAGCAGCATTGAacagaaagaggaaaacaaaggtGGAGAAGACAAATTGAAGATGATCCGGGAGTATCGGCAAATG GTTGAGACTGAATTGAAACTAATCTGTTGTGATATTCTGGACGTACTGGACAAACACCTCATTCCAGCAGCCAACACTGGCGAATCCAAGGTTTTCTATTATAAAAT GAAAGGGGACTACCACAGGTATCTTGCAGAGTTTGCCACAGGAAACGACAGGAAGGAAGCTGCTGAGAACAGCCTGGTGGCTTACAAAGCTGCTAGTGACATTGCAATGACAGAACTTCCTCCAACACATCCCATCCGCCTAGGACTTGCCCTCAACTTCTCTGTTTTCTACTATGAAATCCTTAATTCTCCTGACCGCGCCTGCAG GTTGGCAAAAGCAGCTTTTGATGATGCTATTGCAGAACTGGATACGCTGAGTGAAGAAAGCTATAAGGATTCTACACTTATCATGCAGTTGTTACGTGATAACCTGACACTATGGACTTCAGACATGCAGGGTGACG GTGAAGAACAGAGTAAAGAAGCGCTGCAGGATGTGGAAGATGAGAACCAGTGA